The nucleotide window TAAATAGTCAGTAAGAGATCAGAACAGTGACAGAAGACCAGAAAGCAGCTCTGCTCAGGCCCGGCTTGTTTGCCGTCAAACCGACGGGCATAAAAGTTTCCTTCGAATTTTTTCCACCGAACACGGAAAAGATGGAGCAAACCCTGTGGAACAGTATCCGTAAGCTCGAACCTCTTCAGCCGGAAATGGTTTCCGTGACCTATGGTGCAGGTGGCAGCACGCGGGAGCGGACCTATGCAGCTGTGTCGCGGATTCTGAAGGAAACTTCGCTTACTCCCGCAGCCCACCTGACCTGTGTGGCCGCCAGCCGGGACGAGGTGGATGAAATATTGCGCAAATATTGGGATGAAGGGATCAGACATATCGTTGCCCTGCGTGGAGATATGCCCACCGTGGGTCAGGCCTATTACCCGCATCCCCGTGGTTATAAGAATGCTGCAGACCTTGTGGCCGGGGCAAAGAGAATAGGCGATTTCGATATTTCCGTGGCCGCCTATCCTGAACACCATCCTGAGTCCGGCAGTGCCCAGGCTGACATTGATAATCTGAAAAGAAAGGTTGATGCCGGGGCAAGCCGTGCCATCACCCAGTATTTTTTCAATGTTGAGCATTATTTCCGTTTCATGGACAAGGTGCTGGCTGCAGGCATTAGCGTGCCGATCGTCCCGGGCATCTTGCCGGTCACAAACTTTGCCACCGCCAAAAAATTCTCTCAGGCAAGCGGGGTAGAGGTACCGGACTGGCTTCATGACCTTTTCGATGGCCTCGAGGATCGTCCGGAATGCCGTCAGCAGGTGGCGGCAACAGTTGCGGCAGAGCAATGCCTGCGTCTTTACCAGGGCGGCGTGAAGCATTTTCACATCTATACCCTGAACCGGGCCGAGCTGACCTTGGCCCTTTGTCACATTCTGGGCATCCGCCCCCAAACCAATGTCGGAGATGGAGAAAAAAATGACCGAACGCAGCGCGCTTCTTGAAAAAGCTCTGGCCGAACGTATTCTGATTCTTGATGGCGCCATGGGGACCATGATCCAGCAGCACCGGCTGCAGGAGGCGGATTACCGGGGAGAGCGTTTCGCCGACTGGCGGCAGGACGTGAAAGGCAATAACGATCTTCTCACCCTGACCCGGCCCGATATTATTCAGGACATACACCGCGCCTTTCTGGAAGCCGGCGCCGATATCGTTGAAACCAACACCTTCAACTCCACCAGTATTTCCGAAGCTGATTACGGCATGGAGGAACTGGTTTATGAACTGAACCGGGATGGCGCGCGCCTGGCCCGGGAAGTTGCCGATGAATTTAGCGCAAAAACGCCTGACAAGCCGCGTTTCGTGGCCGGTGTTCTCGGCCCGACCAACCGGACGGCCAGTATTTCACCGGATGTAAACAACGCCGCCTTTCGTAATGTCGGCTTTGATGAACTGGTGTCGTCCTATGAGGAAGCAACAAAAGGCCTGATTGAAGGCGGTGCGGATCTGATATTGATCGAGACCGTTTTTGACACCCTTAATGCCAAAGCGGCGATTTTTGCCGTTCAGACTGTTTTTGAGGAACTGGGCGTGGAGTTGCCGATCATGATTTCCGGCACCATCACCGATGCGTCCGGGCGGACCCTGTCCGGTCAGACAACGGAAGCTTTCTGGTACAGTGTCCGGCATGCCAACCCAATCAGCATCGGGTTTAACTGTGCCCTGGGTCCTGATCTGCTGCGCCAATATGTCCTGGCGCTGTCCCGGGTGGCGGATACCAACGTATCGGCGCACCCCAATGCCGGCCTGCCCAATGAGATGGGTGAATATGATGAAACGCCCGGGGAAATGGCAAGCCAGCTTCGGGAATGGGCGGCAAGCGGGCTGGTCAATATTATCGGCGGCTGCTGCGGCACCACGCCGGAACATATCAGGGCCATTGCCGAGGCAGTGGCGGAGGTGCCCCCGCGCAAAATTCCCGTGATAGAGCCGCATCTGATGCTGAGCGGGCTGGAACCTTTCGAAGTTGTGCAGGCCTGACGGCAGAGGACGAGATGATGAAAAAAAGCCCTATCTTTATCAATGTGGGAGAGCGGACAAATGTAACCGGGTCCGCTGTGTTCAAGAAGCTGATCCTGGACGGTGATTACGCCAGGGCACTGGATGTTGCCCGCCAGCAGGTCGAGGCAGGCGCCCAGATCATTGACATCAACATGGATGAGGCCATGCTGGACAGTGAACAGGCCATGGTCACTTTCCTCAACCTGATTGCCGGGGAACCGGACATCAGCCGGGTACCGATTATGATCGACAGTTCAAAATGGTCGGTGATCGAGGCGGGGCTGAAATGCATTCAGGGCAAGGGGATCGTGAATTCCATTTCCCTCAAGGAGGGGGAGGAGCCCTTCATTGAGCAAGCGAAAAAAATCAAGCGCTACGGTGCTGCGATGGTGGTGATGGCGTTTGATGAAAGCGGTCAGGCGGACACCGAAGACCGCAAGTTCGAGATTTGCGAGCGTTCCTACAAGATATTGACTGAGAAAGTGGGCTTTCCGCCGGAGGATATTATCTTCGATCCCAATATTTTTGCGGTGGCGACCGGTATTGAAGAGCATAACAGCTACGGTCTGGATTTCATCGAGGCCACAAAACGGATCAAGGAAGGTTTGCCTCATGTTCATGTGTCCGGCGGGGTCAGTAATGTCTCTTTTTCCTTCCGCGGGAACAATCCGGTGCGTGAAGCCATGCACAGTGTATTTCTGTATCATGCGATTCAGGCCGGAATGGATATGGGCATTGTCAATGCCGGCATGATCACGGTTTATTCCGATATCGAGCCGGAACTGAAGGAACGGGTCGAGGATGTCATCCTCAACCGCCGTCCCGATGCCACCGACCGGTTGCTTGAAATTGCTGACAAGTTCAAGGGTGAAAAGGGCGTCGAGCGCAAGGAGGATACGGCTTGGCGCGAACTGCCGGTGGAAAAACGCCTGACCCATGCCCTGGTCAAGGGTATCACCAGTCATATCATCGAGGATACGGAAGAATGCCGACAGAAGGTGTCGGCGGCCGGTGGTCGCCCGCTCGAGGTGATCGAGGGGCCGCTGATGGACGGCATGAATGTGGTCGGCGACCTGTTCGGTTCCGGCCAGATGTTCCTGCCCCAGGTGGTCAAGTCCGCCCGGGTCATGAAACAGGCGGTGGCTCATCTGATCCCCTATATCGAGGCGGAAAAGTCCGAAGGTAGCCGGGCCAAGGGCAAGATCCTGATGGCCACGGTGAAGGGCGACGTGCATGATATCGGCAAGAATATTGTCGGGGTGGTGCTGCAGTGTAACAACTATGATGTCATAGATCTTGGCGTCATGGTGCCGTTCGAGAAAATCCTGAATACGGCCGAAGAGGAAAAAGTGGATATCATCGGCCTGTCCGGACTGATCACGCCCTCGCTGGAGGAGATGTCTACAGTGGCGGCGGAAATGGAGCGCCGCAAGCTGAAACTCCCGCTGATGATCGGTGGCGCGACCACGTCAAAAGTTCACACGGCCGTCAAAATTGCTCCCAATACAACGGGCGGGGTGGTGCATGTACTGGACGCGTCTCGTGCTGTCGGGGTGGCGAGCCAGCTGTTGAGTGAAGAGCATCGTGACGATTTTCTGGCGAATGTGGCCAATGACTATGCGGAGATGCGGGAGAAATATGCCCGGGGCCGAAAAAAAGACAACCAGGTTACCCTGGCTGAAGCCCGCGCCAATGCCTTTCAGATTGAGTGGTCTGAATATCACCCGCCGGCGCCCGGGTTCACCGGCATAAAAGTTTTTGAAGACTATGATCTCGGTGATCTGGTGAACTGTATTGACTGGACGCCTTTCTTCAGGACCTGGGAACTGGCCGGCAACTATCCGAAAATCCTTCAGGATGACGTGGTCGGGGAAACCGCTCGTCATCTGTTTCAGGATGCGGAAGCCATGCTTAAGTCGATCGTCGATGAAAAGTGGCTGAAGGCCAAGGCGGCAATAGGGTTCTGGCCGGCCAACAGTGTCGGCGATGATGTGGAGCTTTATAATGAGGACGGTTCTCCTCTGGAAACGGTGCATTTCCTGCGCCAGCAGATCAGCAAGCGGCAGGGTCGGGCCAATATGTGTCTTGCCGACTTTATCGCCCCGAAAGAAAGCGGTCTCAAAGATTATCTCGGCGGTTTTGTGGTCACTGCCGGCATCGGGATCGAGGACAAGCTGAAGGAATTCAAGAAAAATCACGATGATTATAATGATATTCTTTTGAAGGCGCTGGCCGACCGGCTGGCTGAGGCCTTTGCTGAACGCATGCATGAACGGGTGCGGAAAGAGTTCTGGGCCTATGCACCTGACGAGAGCCTTGGCAACGAGGAACTGATCCGGGAGCAGTACCAGGGAATTCGTCCGGCCCCCGGTTATCCGGCCTGTCCGGACCATACGGAGAAAGCGGCCCTGTTCAGCCTGCTCAATGCCCGGCAGAATGCCGGTGTGACGCTGACGGACAGTATGGCCATGCTGCCGGCCAGTTCCGTCTCGGGTTTCTATTTCAGTCACCCGGACAGTCAGTATTTCGGGCTTGGTAAAATTTCCCGGGATCAGGTGGAGGATTATGCCGCCCGTCGGGGGATGGATGTTGCCGAGGCCGAGCGCTGGCTGGCGCCAAACCTGGCGTATTCCAGGTAGGAAGCGATCTTCCTCTGGTTATTTAAGTTTGTAAATTATAATATGTAGATGAGTCAATGTATATGCATTGCATATTGCAAGCGCCTTATTTAGGGATATGCGATGTGCATACATGATGCAAAAAGCAATGCAAAATGCATTAAAATACATCTAATAAGTGATATGGTTAATAAAAATTAATATTAAAGGTAGTTGTTTTTCATATGGTTACATGAAAAACTTTATTCTGGCACATCTTTTGCTATAAAATATAGTGAACTGGGCCTGTAGCAAACCTGCCTGGTTTATCCGGTGTGACGGACCCTGAGTACCAGGAAAGTATGAGTACGTCCGTTATGCCGGTTTTATATTTCCAGGTTTTCCGATCAGTTACTTGTCTCCGGCATTGTCCGGGGTTAGTGTTGTGACAAAATTACTCATCGGGGATATCCATGAAAAATGCAATCTTGTTATTATTGGGAGGCCTTTCACTCCTGACTTCTTCGCTTGTGCAGGCCGAGGAAAGTAATCTTCCACCTATTCCAATGATCAGTGAACATGTTATTTCGCAGCCGCCAGCCGGGTGGTTTATGGCCTATGGATCCGGAAGCCAGAAGAATCGTCTGGTGGAATATGTTCCGAAAGGGCAGGATTCAAATGATTGGCAGGAAAAGCTGACGGTTCTGCAGCTTCATGACATGTCGGGCGATTTTTCCGAGTTTTTTATCTCGAAACAAAAAGATCTGGGCGATACCTGTGCGCAGGTCAATGCAGGAAAGACGGATATCCGGGAATTGCCGGAGCAGAAAATTTTTACCGCTAATATCGAATGTATTGATCCTGACGTAAAAACCAGCAGCCAATCTGCCGACGCTGCAAAAGTCAGGTTGATATATGCCTATCGCGGCATAGAAACATCACACGGGAATTATTTCATATATTATACTTGGTTTGGCAGCGAGCAGGAATTGCGGACCAAGCGACCGACCGCGGACCATATCAATTCCGTTCTGGACAAGGTGTCGGTCTGCAACTTTTCCAATTCTGACCTGGTTTGCCCGGCCGCGGGTATTCTTGATGCCGCAGGCCGGAAGAAATTCCTGGCGGCTGCCGCCAGGACTGCCAATCGCATGCTGAAGGAAGGGGAACCCACGTCGACGCCGGATCAGCAGGGGCAGTCAATTGCCCATATGATGGCCATGCTGACGGTGGAGCCGGAGGGCTTCCAGGATCTGCCCGAGGATCAGAAAGTGGATGTCACTGTGGCGCTGGATGTCATTGATCAGGACTGGTCCGATATGACTACCCTGGTGCAACAGTATCAACTTGCATGGAGTTTGTATGCAAGCAACCGGAAACTGATACTGGTGGCACGTTACGGGGCTGATCACAATGACGAGGATATCACTGACCGGACAGGAGACAGGGTCAAGGTCGCCAGTTATATGTATATGCTGAAACAGGTGCTTTTCTCGGTGGGGAAGATACCTGACGAACAGATCAGGCTTCGGTTTTTCCATCTTCCGGAATATTATTGAGCAACCTGAGAGTAATCAGAAATAATGTCCGGCAATAATGCTGGCAAAAACGATGGCGCCGAAATCCCGGTTGGACTTGAACAGTTTCAGGCATCGGCCCGTATTCTCCATATCCAGAGACCAGATCTGCCAGAGCAGATGAGCTGTGGCAGCTATGATCCCGATATAAAAACCGAATCCCAGTCCGGTCATGCCACCGGCGATAATGAACAGTACCGCCGTCATGCCGTAAAAGAGGACAAGCCAGGCCGGCGTTGATTTGCCCAGTCTGAGGGCGGTGGATTTGACGCCGATCAGCGCATCGTCTTCCTTGTCCTGGTGGGCA belongs to Emcibacter sp. and includes:
- the metF gene encoding methylenetetrahydrofolate reductase [NAD(P)H], with the protein product MTEDQKAALLRPGLFAVKPTGIKVSFEFFPPNTEKMEQTLWNSIRKLEPLQPEMVSVTYGAGGSTRERTYAAVSRILKETSLTPAAHLTCVAASRDEVDEILRKYWDEGIRHIVALRGDMPTVGQAYYPHPRGYKNAADLVAGAKRIGDFDISVAAYPEHHPESGSAQADIDNLKRKVDAGASRAITQYFFNVEHYFRFMDKVLAAGISVPIVPGILPVTNFATAKKFSQASGVEVPDWLHDLFDGLEDRPECRQQVAATVAAEQCLRLYQGGVKHFHIYTLNRAELTLALCHILGIRPQTNVGDGEKNDRTQRAS